A segment of the Manis javanica isolate MJ-LG chromosome 10, MJ_LKY, whole genome shotgun sequence genome:
AGTACGACGGAGGTCTCGTAGTAGATCGCCAGCCAGGAGAAGTGGCAGGTCACGCTCTAGAACCCCAGCCCGGCGTGGTTGGTCACGCTCTAGAACCCCAGCTAGACGAAGTGGTCGGTCACGCTCCAGAACCCCAGCTAGACGAAGTGGTCGGTCACGCTCCAGAACTCCAGCTAGGAGAGCAAGATCTCGGTCTAGGAGTCCAGCGAGAAGAGGAAGATCCCGGAGTAGAAGTCTAGTTAGACGGGGAAGGTCTCATTCTAGAACACCTCAAAGAAGAGGCAGGTCTGGTTCATCTTCAGAGCGGAAGAACAAATCCAGAACATCACAGAGAAGGAGCAGGTCCAACTCAAGCCCAGAAATGAAAAAATCCCATGTTTCTTCGAGGCGGAGCAGGTCTGGCTCTTCGCCACGGTCCAAAGCAAAATCTCACTTGTCCTTGAGACGAAGTCTTTCAGGGTCCTCTCCATGCCCTAAACAAAAGTCTCAGAGTCCGCCAGTGCGCAGTCGCTCTGGATCATCTCAGCCTAAAGCTAAATCTAGAACACCACCAAGGCGAAGTCGCTCTGGTTCTTCACCCTCTAATCAGAAATCTAAAACACCATCCAGACAGAGTCATTCCAGTTCATCTCCTCAACCTAAAGTGAAATCTGGAACGCCACCAAGGCAAGGGTGTGTAACAAGTCCGCAGGCAGATGAACAATCTGCAACACCACAAAGACAGAGCCGTTCAGAATCATCACCTGACCCTGAGGTAAAATCTAGGACCCCTTCAAGACATAGCTGTTCTGGGTCCTCTCCTCCAAGAGTGAAATCTAACACACCTCCCAGACAGAGCCTGTCTGGGTCGTCATCTCCACAACCCAAAGTAAAGGCAATAACATCACCAGCCCAAAGCCATTCTCGCTCCTCTTCTCCAAGTCCTAGTAGGGTGATGTCTAAAACACCGCCAAGGCAAAGCAGATCAGAGTCTCCCTGTTCCAAGGTAGAATCTAGATTGGTGCAAAGACACAGTCAATCTAGGTCCTCCTCACCAGATACCAAAGTGAAACCTGGAACACCACCAAGACGAAGTTACTCAGAGTCTCCTTCACCGTGCCCCAAAGCAAAGCCCCAAACTCCATCAGGGCACAGTCTTTCTGGATCAAGGTCACCATGTTCCCAagagaaccctaaagactcagcAGTACAGAGTTGCTCTGGATCCTCCCTCTGCCCAGTAGTAAAGCCTAGCCCACCTCCAGGAGAGAGCTATTTCGACTCATCTCTAAAGCAGAAAGGACAATCTCAAGCTTCACCAGACCCCAGATCTGATACTTCAAGTCCAGAAATAAGACAGAGTCACTCTGAATCTCCATCTCTGCAGAGCAAGTCTCAAACATCTAAGACTGGCCAGTCTAGGTCCTCATCTCCAGTTGCTGAAGTAGCACCCAGTTCTCCAGCAAAACAAGATGAAAACAAATTGTCAAGTCCTAGGCTGAAATCTGGAATGTCTCCTGAGCAGAGCAGGGGCCATTCAGACTTTTCTCTGTATCCTGCAGTGGACTCTAAATCTGTTCCTGGGCCGAGTAGATTGGAACTTTCTCCtgaatcaaaagagaaaatgggTTTACTCCTTCAGGAGGATGTTGCTGCATCATCTCCTAGACTGAGAAACAAATTGAGTCCTCTAGTTCAGGATAGGCCTGAATTCTCACCAGTACTCAAAGAGACAGCTAGAACCTCATCAGGAGAAAGAGGTAGTGTTGGGTCATCTCCAGATAGAAAAGACCGAAGCAGTGTGTTAGCTAAGCCAAGCCATGATGAAGAATTAATGGAGTTAGAGAAAACAGAAGAGTCTTCAAACCAGGTTCTACCCCATTTGTCTCCAGAACTTAAAGAAATGGCTGGAAGTAATTTTGAATCATCTCTTGAAATAGAAGAAAGTCCTACTGTGTCTGCAACTCATGACCAAAGCCAGTCACAGGCTTCTTTGGAAGCAGACATCCCTGCAGTGGCCTCAACGTGGAGTGGGCCACATTTTTCTCCAGATCATAAAGAACTGTCTAACTCCCCTTCCAGGGAAGACAGGTTTGGATCACCTTTAGAATTTAGAAATTCAGGCTCTGTTGCGGAAGTGAATACTGGGTTTTCTCCTGAGGTCAAAGATTTGAATGGCCCTTTTCCTAATCAGTTGGAAACAGATCCATTTCCAGACATGAAAGAACAATCAAGAAGGTCCTCCAGACGCAGCAGTTCTGAATTATCCCCAGATGCAGTGGGAAAAGTAGGACTGTCTTCAAATCAAAGTGTCTCTTCACCAGTTCTTGATGCTGTCCCCAGAACACCCTCGAGAGAAAGAAGCAGTTCTGCTTCTCCTGAACTGAAGGATGGTTTACCCAGAACTCCTTCAAGGAGAAGCAGGTCTGGGTCTTCCCCAGGACTTCGAGATGGTTCTGGGACTCCCTCAAGGCACAGCTTATCCGGGTCTTCTCCTGGAATGAAAGATATACCTAGAACACCGTCCAGGGGGAGAAGTGAATGTGATTCTTCTCCAGAACCAAAAGCTTTGCCCCAGACTCCTAGGCCAAGGAGTCGTTCTCTATCATCCCCAGAGCTCAACAAGTGTCTTACCCACCAGAGAGAAAGAAGTGGGTCAGAATCATCAATTGAACAGAAGACTGTAGCTAGGACGCCTCTTGGGCAGAGAAGTCCATCTGGATCTTCTCAAGAACTTGATGGGAAACCCAGTACATCCCCTCAGGAAAGAAGTGAGTCAGACTCTTCTCCTGATTCTAAAGCTAATACACGAATGCCACTTAGACAGGGGAGTCGCTCTGGATCATCTCCAGAGGTGGACAGCAAGTCCCGACCTTCTCCTCTGCGTAGTAGGTCTGGCTCATCCcctgaaattaaagaaaagtcaAGAGTAGCACCCAGGGCACAGAGTGGTTCTGATTCCTCTCCTGAACCCAAGGCTCCTGCCCCTCGGGTCCCTCCTAGAAGGAGCAGCTCAGGTTCATCAAGCAAAGGTAGAGGTGCTTCTCCCGAAGAAAGCAGCAGTTCTGAGTCCTCTCCAGAACACCCACCAAAGTCCAGATCTACTAGAAGAAGCTCTAGGTCGTCACCAGAGCCCAAGACCAAGTCTCGCACTCCACCTCGGCGTCGTAGCTCTCGATCATCTCCTGAGCTGGCTAGGAAGGCCAGGCTTTCGCGGAGAAGTCGCTCAGCATCCTCCTCGCCAGAGACCCCCTCGAGAACTCCCCCAAGACGCCGGAGAAGTCCCTCAGTGTCTTCCCCAGAGCCAACTGAAAAGTTGAGATCCTCGCGCCGGCGGCGTTCGGCTTCATCCCCACGTACTAAGACAACATCAAGGAGGGGCCGTTCTCCTTCACCAAAGCCGCGTGGGCTCCAGAGGTCCCGTTCCCGCTCAAGGAGGGAGAAAACCAGAACAGCCCGACGTCGAGATAGGTCTGGGTCTTCACAGTCAACCTCTCGGAGAAGGCAGCGGAGCAGGTCAAGGTCTAGGGTTACTCGGCGGCGGAGGGGAGGCTCAGGTTACCACTCAAGGTCTCCTGCCCGGCAGGAGAGTTCCCGTACTTCCTCTCGACGCCGAAGAGGCCGCTCTCGGACACCCTTGGCCAGTCGAAAGCGTTCTCGTTCACGCACATCACCAGCCCCGTGGAAACGCTCCAGATCTCGGGCCTCTCCAGCCGCTCACCGGCGATCCAGATCCAGAACACCTCTGGTCAGCCGACGTCGATCCAGGTCTCGAACTTCACCGGTCAGTCGGAGACGATCAAGGTCCAGGACATCAGTGACTCGACGAAGATCTCGATCCAGAGCATCCCCAGTGAGCCGAAGGAGATCCAGGTCCAGAACACCACCAGTAACCCGCCGTCGGTCAAGGTCCAGAACACCGACTCGCCGGCGCTCTCGTTCTAGAACTCCACCAGTGACTCGCAGAAGGTCCAGATCCAGGACCCCACCAGTAACCAGGCGGCGGTCTCGAAGCAGAACCTCTCCTGTCACTCGCAGAAGATCAAGATCCAGAACATCCCCCGTCACCCGTAGGAGATCTCGCTCTCGCACGTCTCCAGTGACCCGAAGGAGGTCCCGCTCACGAACCTCTCCAGTGACACGCCGCCGATCCAGGTCCCGAACTCCTCTGGCTATTCGACGCCGCTCTAGGTCTCGAACCCCACTGTTGCCTCGCAAACGTTCTCGAAGTCGCTCACCACTTGCCATCCGCCGCCGTTCTAGATCGCGTACTCCAAGAACCACTCGGGGCAAACGGTCCTTAACAAGATCTCCCCCAGCCATCCGCAGGCGCTCTGCGTCTGGAAGTAGTTCTGATCGTTCACGTTCTGCTACTCCTCCAGCCACACGGAATCACTCTGGGTCCCGGACACCTCCGGTAGCACTTAGTAGCTCCAGAATGAGCTGCTTCAGTCGTCCCAGCATGTCACCAACTCCCCTGGACCGCTGTAGATCACCTGGAATGCTCGAACCTCTTGGCAGCTCTAGAACACCCATGTCTGTTCTTCAGCAAGCTGGGGGCTCCATGATGGATGGCCCAGGTCCCCGAATTCCTGATCACCCGAGAACATCTGTGCCAGAAAATCATGCTCAGTCAAGAATCGCACTTGCCCTGACAGCTATCAGTCTTGGCACTGCTCGGCCACCTCCATCCATGTCTGCTGCTGGCCTTGCTGCAAGAATGTCACAGGTTCCTGCTCCAGTGCCTCTCATGAGTCTCAGAACGGCCCCAGCTGCCAGCCTTGCCAGCAGGATTCCTGCAGCTTCTGCAGCAGCTATGAACCTGGCCAGTGCCAGGACACCTGCCATACCAACAGCAGTGAACCTGGCTGACTCCAGAACGCCAGCTGCAGCGGCCGCCATGAACTTGGCTAGCCCCAGAACAGCAGTGGCACCTTCTGCTGTGAACCTTGCTGACCCTCGTACCCCCACGGCCCCAGCTGTGAACCTGGCAGGAGCCAGAACCCCAGCTGCTTTGGCAGCTTTGAGTCTCTCGGGCTCTGGTACACCTCCGAGCGCTGCAAACTACCCCTCTAGCTCCAGAACAGCTCAGGCTCCAGCCCCTGCAAACCTGGTGGGTCCTAGATCTGCACATGCCACAGCTCCTGTGAATATTGCCAGCTCAAGAACCCCTCCAGCCTTGGCCCCTGCAAGCCTTACCAGTGCTAGAATGGCTCCAGCCTTGTCTGGTGCAAACCTCACCAGCCCGAGGGTGCCCCTCTCTGCCTATGAGCGTGTTAGTGGCAGAACCTCACCAATGCTCCTTGACCGAGCCAGATCCAGAACCCCACCATCTGCCCCAAGCCAGTCTAGAATGACCTCTGAGCGGGCTCCCTCTCCTGCCACTAGGATGGTCCAGGTTCCTTCCCAGTCTCTTCTCTCTGCAGGTCAGGATCGCCCTAGGTCCCCCGTGCCCTCTGGTTTTTCTGACCAATCCCGATCTTTGCTTGTCCAGACCACCCTGGTAGCAGGGTCTCAGTCTCTTTCCTCTGGGATGGTGGCCAAGACCACGTCCTCTGCTGGTGACCATAACGGCATGctctctggccctgcccctggggcGTCCCACCCTGAAGGTGGGGAACCACCTGCCTCTGTGGGGGCCCAGCAGCCTTCTGCATTGGCCGCCCTGCAGCCGTCAAAGGAGCGGCGGAGctcttcctcctcctcgtcctctaGCTCCTCCTCTTCGTCGTCGTCGTCATCCTCTTCATCATCCTCGTCCTCTGGCTCCAGTTCTAGCGACTCGGAGGGCTCCAGCCTTCCCGTTCAGCCTGAGGCAGCACTGAAAAGGTGAGGAGACTGGGCGGGCAGAACGCTTctgtggggcagaggtgggggtgggtggacaTGGAGGGAAAGCTGTGTCCAGAGGCCCTTGGCTTTTTGAAGGAGGTATGGGGACTGCGACCCTTAGGTCGGGGGTAGAAGAGactgctggggtgggggcaatGGGGGGAGGACGGGACAGATGAAAGTCTCCAAAGGTTCATTCTCTAGAGGATAATGATAAGTTTTCCGTCTCTACAGAGGACAGAACTAGAGGAAATGGACTTAATTTTACAGCAGGAGGGATGGCAGTTAGACCTCAAGAGGAACTCCCTGGGCTGGAAGGATCTTCAGAGGTCATCCCATCCCGCTCCCTGCCTCCAGGCAGGACGGCCCCTCCCCGAGCCACCCCTCCCTCACGCACAGGGGCCTCCTCAAACCTGTGGCCTTCTGAGGAGGGCAGCCAGCCAGCGTGGCTTCCACACTTGAGCCCAGGGGCCTTAGTCCTCCATCAGGGACATTCTTGAGGTGTAGCCTTGATCCCCTGTGCTGCGGGGCCCAGCCTCCGCTCTCCAGAGAAGGCGCCCGCCGGCGCTCTCGCCTCTCCCGGCCCCCTCCCCCGCTGCCATTCCTGCAGGCCAGGGAAGgcaggggcggggcgggcggTTGTCTCCTGGTGACGCCCTTCTCCTCCCACAGGGTGCCcagtcctgccccagccccaaagGAGCCCGTTCGAGAGGGTCGTCCTCAGGAGCCGACCCCAGCCAAGCGGAAGAGGCGTTCTAGCAGCTCCAgttccagctcctcctcctcctcctcctcttcctcctcctcttcctcctcttcctcctcttcctcctcttcctcctcctcctcctcctcctcctcctcctctacttcctcctccccctcccctgctaAGCCTGGCCCCCAGGCCTTGCCCAAACCTGCAAGCCCCAAGAAGCCGCCCCCTGGCGAACGGAGGTGAGTGCTTCCTTGCTTGCGCGGGAGGGGCGGGCTGTGACCCTGGGACGTGAGAGCCCCGCTGGGTGTCTCACTGGGTGTCTCACTGGGACGGGACTGTGGTGTCTGCTTGTGCGGGAGGAGTCTGCTCTTCTCTCCCCGCCTACTCTGTGGTGCCCTGTTCTGGCATAGGGCTGCACCATCCACGCGGGTGCTCCAGCCAGAATTGGGGAGTTGTAGgttccttcctctccctgcccctgacaTGCAGCCTGGTCCCAGGGCCCAGGAATTCCAGCCCAGAAGTTTCCCCATTGCTACAGCCAGGGCTCTGGTCTGGCCACCATCATCTTCTCCCGACTCTGTCCACAGCCTCTTccctgtctccctgcctccacgCCATTCTCTTCCACACGTAGCCAGAGGGATCTTTCTAAAACGCACATCTGGTTACTTCCCTCCACTCCACAATCCTTCCGGGACGCCCTGTGGCCTGCAGGATAAAGCCCCACCTCTGCGGGAATGGCGTGTGAGGCTCTTCACCAACTGGCCTTGCCTGCCCTGTGTTCTCCTCTCCTGCCCGCCCCCACACATgccctgtgctccagccacacctGGCGCCTTGCAGTCTAAGGAGAACCCCATGCCTTTggacatgctgttccttctgcctggaattccCTTGTCCGCCTGGTGAACTCCTCGTTCTGCAAGACTCCGCTCAAACAGCACCTTCGCGAAgactcccctgccccttccctgccccGTGTCTCCCTCCTCTGGGCCCCCAGACCCTATGTACATCGGTCTCTGTGGGGCTTTCCCACACATGGGGCTGAGTGAGCCTCCCTTGGCCTGCCTCCACCACCAGACAGCCCCTCCAAGGGCAGGGACTGTATATCTTTGCGTCCCCCGCTGCACCTCGTGCCTTGCCCATTGGGGCACTCAGTGGATGGTGCGCGGGCGGATGGGTGAGTGAGCACACAAAGGTGGGTCTGAGGCTGGCCCTGTGTGGTGTGAGGTTTGGTGGTCAGGACCTGGGGGGTGGTCCTGAGTGCTGGCTGGTGGGTTTGGAAGAGTGAGGTGCTATGGGGACCTACTCTGCTCCCCAGGTCCCGCAGTCCCCGGAAGCCAATAGACTCCCTCCGGGACTCCCGTTCCCTCAGCTACTCGCCTGCAGAACGCcgccacccctcaccccagccctctCCCCGAGACCAGCAGAGGTAGGGCTGGGGGTGAATTCTTGCCTCCTAACAGTAGCCAGCTGGGTCTGGCCACTACCAACTTTTGGGAAGAGAAGTTTTGAGGCTCACAGGTGCTAGACGTTGTTGGCATTGCCAGGTGTGTGGTCTGATGTCTGTCCTGTTTTTGCAGCAGCAGCGAGCGGGGTTCCCGGAGAGGCCAACGTGGGGACAGTCGCTCCCCAGGCCACAAGCGCAGGAGGGAGACTCCTAGCCCCCACCCAGCGCGGCACCGCTCCTCCAGGTGCGTTGCTGGCACCCCAGTGTCGGCCCCCCTCCAGGAGCCCCAGGTTGGCCGAGGCGTCTGCACTGATGGCTGTCTCTCTCTGTTGCAGGTCTCCGTGAACATTTTTTGGGGGAACACCATACCCCAAGTTCTGGAGCCACCAGGGAGTGCCCCTTTCTCCCCAGCAGAGCCGTGGGAGGAATCCTTGTCTGCCTCCCTTTGAACCCTGGCAGCATTTTAGGGGAGggctcccttctttctttttgttttcctttgttcttgtgaAATGTTAATCTGTGAGTTTTTCCTGGTTCACATGTTTTGGGGGGTTTGGGGCGGGGGGAATGAGAATGGGAGTTATGGGAGGGGAGGATAGTTTGGGATGCCCCAAGTCTTGAGTCAGAAAAGGCCTGGGAGGTACCATCCCCCATTTACTGAGGCTTGAGTTCCTGGGGGCAGTGATGGTTTGGGACTTGGGAACCTGTGTGAAGTGTTAATGGAAGGAAGAGCAGGAGTTACTAGTTAGCCCCTACTGTCCCCGCAGTGAGGTTGTGGCCCCTTCCCCCCAACTTTTCTTCACGTTTCTTAAAggcattttggtttttttaaaaaatctgtacagcaagagcaactttttctgtcaaataaaaatgagaaatgcagGAATTGGGTCTACAGTCTGGTTATTGGGTGTGGGGAGAGTAGCTCTTCTACCCTGAGTGCACCCTGGGGGGACCTGCACGGGGTGGCCCTGCGCTTTGGTTTCCCCCTCCACCCTCCGTAACAGAGCCTGCTCTCAAGCCCACACACAGGCTCCAGCTTACGTGTGCCTCTCGGTGGAGAAGCCCTTGAGCATGTCAGGAGGTGCCTGGGACGGGTGCGCTTCGAAGGAACAAGACCTCAAACCTCCTGTCCAGGCTGGACAGGCTGAGAAGGTGGCCCGGCGAGCAAGGGGCTAAGGAGGAGCCTTGGTGAGGGCGCCCCATTCCAGTGGGGGTGATGGCCACGTTAAGGTGTGCAGAAAGGCAGCAACCAGGTGGACAACCAAATCTCATTTATTGGGGGAATGGGGCACTAGGGGTTGGCCTGGGGCCGCCTCACTGCACTGCTTGTTCGTTGGCACTGCTTCCTGAGTCCTGAGGCTTCATCACGTCAGGCAGCTCCGGTGGGCTGGAGAAGGGCTCAATGCGCAGGGCCTCAAACGCCTCATCTGGTGGACAGAGGAGTGGGGAGAGATGGAGGGGGTGGCCACCTCTAGCTTATGAGGACCTCTGAGCACATACCTGCCCCCCAAATCTCCTCTGTAACCCTGATTTCTCCACACCCCACTGCCAGGACCCAGTGGCCCCACTGGATCCTGCCCCCTCCATCCCCAAGTCTGGCCATCCTGGGCTCTTCTCACCCTGTGCAAATGTCAGTGAGCCCATGGGCTGGCCTGCATCCTCTTCTATCTCCCCTCACCTGGTCTTCCCCATCTCCTTGTTCCAGTCCTCTCTACCAAATGGTGATTTTTAATGTTAATCCAGGCGATTCCTCCTGCACTATATTTTCCCAGCTTCCCATCACACTGAATAAAACCTCAGATCTATGCCATTCTCTCTCCACATGTGCCCTCGGGTTCCCCCTGTTCTCTTTTAgtgcctcagagcctttgcatttACTGGTCCCAGCTTGCCACCCAGAATGGCTGGCTGCTTCTGGGCCTTTAGGGCTCCACTCAAACAGCACCTCCTCACAGAAGCCTTCCCCAACCACTCTGTAAACAATCACTGCATCCCAACGCCCCTGAGAAGGCCCATCTGTCCAGCTGCTGTCCACACTAGAACAGTGGCTCCCGAGAGgccttctctgttttgttcctgctGCCACCTCGGAGCACATGAACTTTTCTCCTGTAGTTTTACCCACCTAGGAAATAACTCCCTTCACCTGGCCCAGTAGGTAGGCCTGGTGGtggccagagatgctgctcaaCATTCTACAGTGCCCAGGACAGTACCACAGTCAACTAGACCCAGATGCCAACAGTGCTGAGGCAGACACCTGGCCCTGCTTGGTGATTCTTCAAAGCCTCAACTCCGCAGTGACATTTCTTGTCTTCACCTCTAACATTCTTTAGAAATAGTCTGGACAGTGCCATTTAACCAGTGAGTTGATACTATTGTCTTCCTAACCAAGCAGCCAGTCAGCCAGTTTCCAGGCCAGAGAAGGGCTTTGTCCTGCTGTGAGCTACACAAGGAAACAGCTTCCCACCCAGAAAGGCATTTTTGCAAGTGAAAGCCAGTGGGGAAAGCAAAAAACAGCCAGTCCTCAGTCTGCACAGAGGCTCCCTAAGGAGCAATCCCCTGCCTGAGGGGTGATGACAACTCAGGGTCCACACTCACTGCCACGTTCAATGCTGTAactggggggtcacagggaaagaaATCACCTTCCTgtgctgtgatttttttcatctgtaaagtaggtcTATCAATACCTTCTCAGAGTTGCTACAAGCCTATGGGGTAGGGTGCCTTTGTTCAAATTAGAAAAAAGACTTCCTCCAAGAGAAGGCAGCCTGGCCTTGGCTTAGGAAGCAGAACTTTCAGCCTTCTGCCCACCTCCCGACCACCACCAACCACCAAAGAGGACAGTCCTGCACAGGGCATGACCTGTACAAAGTCTGGCAGCCCGGCCCCTGCCTCAGCATCACCGGGAGGGGCAGAGGAACCCACAGAAAGGCCCCTAGGGTCTGACTGCTGAGCGCTCAGGCCAGGGCCTGGTGTGCCTGGGAGCTCGCGCTGCCTCCCAGGCCGGCCCTAGTATCACACCCCTTTATGGAGATGGGGACTCGGGTCCTGGAGGGCCAGGGAAGTGTGAAGTAGCCACCCAAGGACACAGCTACCAAGGCCTGGCACAGATTTCCTTATGAAACTGAAAAGTGTGCTAAGACTGCTTCTCCCTCAGCCCTTGCTAACATTTTCTTACAAGAAgccagaaaaataattcattgtaACTTCATCCACATTGACCCATTCACACAGCCCCTGGGTCCACAGCTATGAAAACACCCTACATCCCCTGTTTAAGTTTCCAGAGATAAAACTTAAATCTTTGGAGGGGAAGGAGGTACACTGGAGAGAAGCCAGCCACTCCCACCCCTCAGGTTTCTAAACTGTTCAGGGCAGCAGTGGTTGAAGGGAGTTCAGGCTCTGGAGCAGGCAGGGCTAGATCTGAATTCTGGATCTGGTAGTCCCAGCAAATGACCCGACCTCCAGACTCAGTCTACTCATCCTTTAAATGGGCACAAGTCTGGCCTGCACAGCAACACTGGGTGATCCACTGCAGACAGTGCCCAGTTATGGTGCCCAGCTCAGGCAAGGTTCTGGCAGCCTGCATCGGAACCATGGCTCCCTACTTGACTGCTGTCAAGTCCCAGTTTCTATGTCTCCAAAATGGAGACAGCAGGGAGTCCTCACCTACCAGAGCTATCGTGAGGATTAGATGGGACAACGGCAATAAAACAGCACACAGCCAGGTACTCAGGAAGCCTACTTAAGATGGTATCATGACTAGCGATCTTGGAATCCTTCATGAAACAGGCTTCAGTTTCTACaagcatcttgttttcttttttaatgaggaAACAAATACACTGTCACATGACATCGCCTGCACTTTGTGGACAGGGAAGACATTGTGCTGGAGGCCGGGAGGAACAACTGCAGGCTCCCTGATGACCCCTTTCTCTGGCTGTTTCCACCCTGCCTGGCTGCCCCTCACCTGCCCGGAAGGCAAGCCCCACGGTGGCTGGGGCCTGCGGCCGCGCGGTCTGACTGGTGAAACCACACTCGCCCAGTGTCTTGCCGTCGTCCAGAAGCTGATCGTCctgaggagagagacagacatggTCTTCGGAGAGGTCCCAGGAGGGGCAAATCCCAAAGATTTCTCTGGTCAGCAACTACAGTGGAAGTTGGAAGACGGAAGGGAGAGAGTCCCAGGTAGTGCCCAGGACCATCCCAGAGCGCACCGGCTTCCAGGGCCACCCCCAAGACTTTCCAGATATGAACCTCCCAAGTAGGGCTTTCGAACTCTTTTTTTACCTAGTCTCCAGGTGAATCTAGTTTCAAGGGCCGGTGACCCAGTTTGGCCACAGGCAGACCTGATTTGAATCCTAGCTCTTCCACCTTGGACAAAATGGTTATTCTTTTTTAAGGGAAGTTTGCTTATCGGCAAAATGGGGTTTACTGGGACTCCCAACTAAAAAGGCAGCCTGGAGGTGTCACTGAGTGAAGGGGGCACAGAAAGCAACCAGGACAGCGTGCGAATAAGCACAGGCAGCAGGAAGGGTCCTCATCCGGGAAACTCCAGCATCAGGGAGGAAAGGCCTTTATGAAGGGAGTGGAGGCTCAGCCTGGAGCAAAAGATTAGTTTCCCAGTTTCCAGCCAGAATCAGATCAGTGCACCTAGTAAGGGCCCTCCTGCTGCAGTAGACTTGAACCAGGGACCCCACAACACACTGGATTCCTCAATGAAAACCCCCAGTCCCTAGCCATTCTTGCTGAATAACTGCAGTTGGTGCCTAGGGTGAAAAACGGGGAATCAGCAGGAGACTGGAGGTAATAAACAGTTATTGGGGGAAGAAATGGTGGGACCTGACTCATCTCCACACCCTCCACTTCTGTGTATTAAGGATTCTGATGGGCCTGCAGAGGATCATGGGCATcggggttcaaatcctggctctgccaatgACCTTGGGCTGGTTGAGTGGCCCCCTcgccga
Coding sequences within it:
- the SRRM2 gene encoding serine/arginine repetitive matrix protein 2 isoform X2, with protein sequence MYNGIGLPTPRGSGTNGYVQRNLSLVRGRRGERPDYKGEEELRRLEAALVKRPNPDILDHERKRRVELRCLELEEMMEEQGYEEQQIQEKVATFRLMLLEKDVNPGGKEETPGQRPVVTETHQLAELNEKKNERLRAAFGISDSYVDGSSFDPQRRAREAKQPAPEPPKPYSLVRESSSSRSPTPKQKKKKKKKDRGRRSESSSPRRERKKSSKKKKHRSESESKKRKHRSPTPKSKRKSKDKKRKRSRSTTPAPKSRRAPRSTSADSASSSDTSRSRSRSAAAKTHATALTGQSPSPASGRRGEGDASSREPGTTNTGQPSNLEPSTKQPSSPYEDKDKKEKSAVQPSPSPERSSTGPEPPAPALLLAEQHGSSPQPLATTPLSQEPVKPPSEASPTRGHSLPKSPEKLPQSSSESCPPSPQPTKLSRHASSSPESPKPTPAPGSRREISSSPASKSRSHGRVKRDKSHSHTPSRRVGRSRSPATTKRGRSRSRTPTKRGHSRSPQWRRSRSAQRWGRSRSPQRRGRSRSPQRPGWSRSRNTQRRGRSRSARRGRSHSRSPATRGRSRSRTPARRGRSRSRTPARRRSRSRTPTRRRSRSRTPARRGRSRSRTPARRRSRTRSPVRRRSRSRSPARRSGRSRSRTPARRGWSRSRTPARRSGRSRSRTPARRSGRSRSRTPARRARSRSRSPARRGRSRSRSLVRRGRSHSRTPQRRGRSGSSSERKNKSRTSQRRSRSNSSPEMKKSHVSSRRSRSGSSPRSKAKSHLSLRRSLSGSSPCPKQKSQSPPVRSRSGSSQPKAKSRTPPRRSRSGSSPSNQKSKTPSRQSHSSSSPQPKVKSGTPPRQGCVTSPQADEQSATPQRQSRSESSPDPEVKSRTPSRHSCSGSSPPRVKSNTPPRQSLSGSSSPQPKVKAITSPAQSHSRSSSPSPSRVMSKTPPRQSRSESPCSKVESRLVQRHSQSRSSSPDTKVKPGTPPRRSYSESPSPCPKAKPQTPSGHSLSGSRSPCSQENPKDSAVQSCSGSSLCPVVKPSPPPGESYFDSSLKQKGQSQASPDPRSDTSSPEIRQSHSESPSLQSKSQTSKTGQSRSSSPVAEVAPSSPAKQDENKLSSPRLKSGMSPEQSRGHSDFSLYPAVDSKSVPGPSRLELSPESKEKMGLLLQEDVAASSPRLRNKLSPLVQDRPEFSPVLKETARTSSGERGSVGSSPDRKDRSSVLAKPSHDEELMELEKTEESSNQVLPHLSPELKEMAGSNFESSLEIEESPTVSATHDQSQSQASLEADIPAVASTWSGPHFSPDHKELSNSPSREDRFGSPLEFRNSGSVAEVNTGFSPEVKDLNGPFPNQLETDPFPDMKEQSRRSSRRSSSELSPDAVGKVGLSSNQSVSSPVLDAVPRTPSRERSSSASPELKDGLPRTPSRRSRSGSSPGLRDGSGTPSRHSLSGSSPGMKDIPRTPSRGRSECDSSPEPKALPQTPRPRSRSLSSPELNKCLTHQRERSGSESSIEQKTVARTPLGQRSPSGSSQELDGKPSTSPQERSESDSSPDSKANTRMPLRQGSRSGSSPEVDSKSRPSPLRSRSGSSPEIKEKSRVAPRAQSGSDSSPEPKAPAPRVPPRRSSSGSSSKGRGASPEESSSSESSPEHPPKSRSTRRSSRSSPEPKTKSRTPPRRRSSRSSPELARKARLSRRSRSASSSPETPSRTPPRRRRSPSVSSPEPTEKLRSSRRRRSASSPRTKTTSRRGRSPSPKPRGLQRSRSRSRREKTRTARRRDRSGSSQSTSRRRQRSRSRSRVTRRRRGGSGYHSRSPARQESSRTSSRRRRGRSRTPLASRKRSRSRTSPAPWKRSRSRASPAAHRRSRSRTPLVSRRRSRSRTSPVSRRRSRSRTSVTRRRSRSRASPVSRRRSRSRTPPVTRRRSRSRTPTRRRSRSRTPPVTRRRSRSRTPPVTRRRSRSRTSPVTRRRSRSRTSPVTRRRSRSRTSPVTRRRSRSRTSPVTRRRSRSRTPLAIRRRSRSRTPLLPRKRSRSRSPLAIRRRSRSRTPRTTRGKRSLTRSPPAIRRRSASGSSSDRSRSATPPATRNHSGSRTPPVALSSSRMSCFSRPSMSPTPLDRCRSPGMLEPLGSSRTPMSVLQQAGGSMMDGPGPRIPDHPRTSVPENHAQSRIALALTAISLGTARPPPSMSAAGLAARMSQVPAPVPLMSLRTAPAASLASRIPAASAAAMNLASARTPAIPTAVNLADSRTPAAAAAMNLASPRTAVAPSAVNLADPRTPTAPAVNLAGARTPAALAALSLSGSGTPPSAANYPSSSRTAQAPAPANLVGPRSAHATAPVNIASSRTPPALAPASLTSARMAPALSGANLTSPRVPLSAYERVSGRTSPMLLDRARSRTPPSAPSQSRMTSERAPSPATRMVQVPSQSLLSAGQDRPRSPVPSGFSDQSRSLLVQTTLVAGSQSLSSGMVAKTTSSAGDHNGMLSGPAPGASHPEGGEPPASVGAQQPSALAALQPSKERRSSSSSSSSSSSSSSSSSSSSSSSSSGSSSSDSEGSSLPVQPEAALKRVPSPAPAPKEPVREGRPQEPTPAKRKRRSSSSSSSSSSSSSSSSSSSSSSSSSSSSSSSSSSSSSSTSSSPSPAKPGPQALPKPASPKKPPPGERRSRSPRKPIDSLRDSRSLSYSPAERRHPSPQPSPRDQQSSERGSRRGQRGDSRSPGHKRRRETPSPHPARHRSSRSP